A section of the Elusimicrobiota bacterium genome encodes:
- the era gene encoding GTPase Era, protein MSEPAFKSGFVAIVGLPNAGKSTLLNSLLKFKLSAVSPKPQTTRHKILGILNGESYQICFMDTPGFIRDPKDSLQSSLSIAARRAAHEDADLLLLVVEPGEVSPARLEELSFLKNASAPLIAAVNKADRAEPGALETAQKSVSQAFSPAACLKVSALKGQGLEELLREILSRLPESSPFYEKDQFSDRWERFFATEIIREQIFSLYGEEIPHASAVTIGEFRENQGGRDEVYATLYVERESQKGIILGQKGKSLRLLTDRSQAALESFLGRPAALEIWVKVRKNWRKDPRSLREFGYL, encoded by the coding sequence ATGAGCGAACCTGCTTTCAAATCGGGCTTCGTGGCCATCGTGGGGCTTCCCAACGCCGGCAAGTCCACCTTGCTCAATTCCCTGCTCAAATTCAAGCTTTCCGCGGTTTCCCCCAAGCCTCAGACGACAAGGCACAAGATACTGGGCATATTGAACGGGGAGAGCTACCAGATATGCTTCATGGACACCCCGGGGTTCATAAGGGATCCCAAGGATTCCCTTCAGTCATCCCTAAGCATCGCCGCGCGCAGAGCCGCTCATGAGGACGCGGACCTGCTGCTCCTTGTGGTCGAACCCGGCGAAGTCTCTCCCGCCCGTTTGGAAGAGCTATCGTTCCTTAAGAACGCTTCCGCCCCGCTCATCGCTGCGGTAAATAAGGCGGATCGGGCCGAGCCAGGGGCGTTGGAAACCGCCCAAAAAAGCGTCTCGCAGGCCTTCAGCCCGGCCGCCTGCCTCAAAGTCTCGGCCCTGAAGGGGCAGGGCTTGGAGGAGCTTCTCCGGGAAATCCTATCGAGGCTGCCGGAGTCCTCCCCTTTCTACGAGAAGGACCAGTTCTCGGACCGCTGGGAGCGCTTTTTCGCGACCGAGATCATACGCGAGCAGATATTCTCCCTTTACGGGGAGGAGATTCCACACGCCAGCGCCGTGACCATCGGCGAGTTCCGGGAGAATCAAGGCGGCCGTGACGAGGTTTACGCCACCTTGTACGTGGAAAGGGAAAGCCAAAAGGGAATCATCCTGGGCCAAAAGGGAAAAAGCCTGCGCCTCCTGACCGACCGCTCCCAAGCGGCCCTCGAGTCGTTCTTGGGCCGCCCCGCCGCCCTCGAGATATGGGTCAAGGTGCGAAAGAACTGGCGCAAGGACCCCCGCTCTTTGCGCGAATTCGGCTACCTGTAA
- a CDS encoding S46 family peptidase yields MKILIAAALALNPHLLHADEGMWTLDNLPTQQLRERYGFIPTPEWTELVQLGSVRFNDGGSGAFVSETGLVLTNHHVALGQLQKVSSEKKDYVKDGFFARAADEEMKCPDLELNQLISLENVTDRVLGAVDSEASDKKQNEQRKAEISRVEKESTDKTGLRSDVVELYQGGEYWLYRYKKYTDIRLVMAPEQQAAFYGGDPDNFTYPRFDLDMAFFRVYENGAPVSPKKYFRLNPDGFKEGDLVFVSGHPGSTDRLKTARQLEYQRDYYAPTRLKIFKRRIKALYAYSARGPEQARRAKDRIFGFENAVKAISGELEGLQDPVFMKRLAAREKETRALVAKDPKLAKAYGGAWDRIAKAQDALIKRHKEAAYRKFVGAKLADYANTIVRYVAEVEKPNEKRFEEFRDSALESLRFRLFSPAPVYRDFEEAMLSDCLQESLDELGKSDAHVKAALKGRSPQEVAHELASQTQLDDAAFRKKLVEGGRKAVEESQDPLIVWARGLDAPYRELRKWYEDDIQSVEALQGNRIAKARFALYGKTTYPDATFTLRLSYGKAVGYELGTTKVPYKTTFYGLYDRAASFDNQFPFNLPEKVAQARGKLDLPIPLNFVTTNDIIGGNSGSPVFNRKGEYVGLIFDGNIQSLVGRYSYTDEQGRAVAVHSGGILAGLRIIYDMPALARELVGD; encoded by the coding sequence ATGAAAATACTGATAGCCGCCGCGCTCGCCTTGAATCCCCACCTCCTGCACGCAGACGAGGGCATGTGGACCCTGGACAACCTTCCGACCCAGCAGTTGAGGGAGCGCTACGGCTTTATCCCGACGCCGGAGTGGACGGAGCTCGTGCAGCTGGGCTCGGTGCGGTTCAACGACGGCGGCTCGGGAGCCTTCGTGTCGGAGACCGGCCTAGTCCTCACCAACCACCACGTGGCCCTGGGGCAGCTCCAGAAGGTGTCGAGCGAGAAGAAGGACTACGTCAAGGACGGCTTCTTCGCGCGCGCGGCCGATGAGGAGATGAAGTGCCCCGACCTCGAGCTCAACCAATTGATCTCCCTGGAAAACGTCACGGACCGGGTCCTGGGAGCCGTCGACTCCGAGGCCTCCGACAAAAAACAAAACGAGCAGCGCAAGGCGGAGATCTCGCGCGTCGAGAAGGAGTCCACGGACAAGACCGGACTGCGTTCAGACGTTGTCGAGCTCTACCAGGGCGGGGAGTACTGGCTCTACCGCTACAAGAAGTACACCGACATTCGCCTGGTCATGGCGCCGGAGCAGCAGGCCGCGTTCTACGGGGGGGACCCGGACAATTTCACCTATCCGCGCTTCGATTTGGACATGGCCTTCTTCAGGGTCTATGAGAACGGCGCTCCGGTGAGTCCCAAGAAATACTTCCGCCTGAACCCGGACGGCTTCAAGGAAGGAGACCTCGTGTTCGTCTCCGGGCACCCCGGCTCGACGGACCGCTTGAAGACCGCGCGCCAGCTCGAGTACCAGAGGGACTACTACGCCCCCACGCGCCTCAAGATATTCAAGCGCCGGATCAAGGCCCTCTACGCCTACTCCGCGCGGGGCCCGGAGCAGGCCCGCCGAGCCAAGGACCGGATATTCGGCTTTGAGAACGCGGTCAAGGCCATCAGCGGAGAGCTCGAGGGCTTGCAGGACCCCGTGTTCATGAAGCGCCTGGCCGCCCGCGAAAAGGAGACCCGGGCGCTCGTCGCCAAGGATCCCAAGCTCGCCAAGGCCTACGGCGGCGCCTGGGACCGCATCGCCAAGGCCCAAGACGCCCTCATCAAACGCCACAAGGAGGCCGCGTACCGGAAATTCGTGGGCGCGAAGCTCGCCGACTACGCCAACACCATAGTCCGCTACGTCGCCGAGGTGGAGAAGCCCAACGAGAAGCGCTTCGAGGAATTCCGCGACTCTGCCTTGGAGTCCCTGCGCTTCAGGCTTTTCTCCCCCGCCCCGGTCTACCGGGACTTCGAGGAGGCGATGCTGTCGGATTGCCTTCAGGAATCATTGGACGAGTTGGGCAAAAGTGACGCTCACGTGAAGGCCGCGCTCAAGGGCCGCTCGCCGCAGGAAGTCGCCCATGAGCTGGCGAGCCAAACCCAGCTTGACGACGCCGCTTTCCGTAAGAAGCTCGTCGAGGGCGGGCGCAAGGCCGTGGAGGAGTCCCAGGACCCCTTGATCGTCTGGGCACGCGGGCTAGACGCCCCGTACCGGGAGCTTCGCAAGTGGTACGAGGACGATATCCAGAGCGTGGAGGCCCTGCAGGGAAATCGCATCGCCAAGGCTCGCTTCGCCCTGTACGGCAAGACTACCTATCCTGACGCCACTTTCACGCTTAGGCTCAGCTACGGAAAGGCCGTCGGCTACGAGCTGGGCACGACCAAGGTTCCCTATAAGACCACGTTCTACGGCCTATACGACCGGGCCGCCTCCTTCGACAACCAGTTCCCCTTCAACTTGCCGGAGAAGGTGGCACAGGCGCGGGGAAAACTGGACCTGCCCATCCCCCTCAACTTCGTAACGACCAACGACATCATCGGGGGCAACTCGGGAAGCCCGGTGTTCAACCGCAAGGGCGAGTACGTCGGCCTCATCTTCGACGGCAACATCCAGAGCCTGGTCGGGCGTTATTCCTACACCGATGAGCAGGGCCGAGCCGTGGCCGTGCACTCGGGCGGGATACTGGCCGGGCTCCGGATCATCTACGACATGCCGGCTCTGGCCCGGGAGCTGGTGGGCGATTAG
- a CDS encoding slipin family protein, which produces MNAMPILILVFLVFISIRIINEYDRMVIFVLGRMWRVSGPGPIIVVPGVMAAQKVSLRTVVLDVPPQDVITKDNISMKVNAVVYFRVIDPEKAIIQVENYVYATSQLAQTTLRSVLGKMEMDDLLANREKINLELQHILDSHTEPWGVKVSNVEVKNVDLPQEMLRAMAKQAEAERERRAKIIHAEGELQASEKLGQAAKILSADPASIQLRYLQTLAEISTEKNSTTIFPVPVDVISMFIKKN; this is translated from the coding sequence ATGAACGCGATGCCGATCCTCATCTTGGTTTTCCTCGTCTTCATTTCCATCCGCATCATCAACGAATACGACCGCATGGTGATCTTCGTGCTGGGCCGGATGTGGCGTGTGAGCGGCCCGGGGCCCATCATCGTCGTTCCCGGCGTCATGGCGGCTCAGAAGGTAAGCCTGCGCACCGTGGTCCTGGACGTGCCTCCGCAGGACGTCATCACCAAGGACAACATCTCGATGAAGGTCAACGCCGTGGTTTATTTCCGGGTCATAGACCCCGAGAAGGCGATCATCCAAGTCGAGAACTACGTCTACGCCACGAGCCAGCTCGCCCAAACCACTTTGCGCAGCGTCCTGGGCAAGATGGAGATGGATGACCTCCTGGCCAACCGCGAGAAGATCAACCTGGAGCTCCAGCACATTCTCGACTCCCACACCGAGCCTTGGGGAGTGAAGGTGAGCAACGTGGAGGTCAAGAACGTGGATCTCCCGCAGGAGATGCTGCGCGCCATGGCCAAGCAGGCCGAGGCCGAGCGAGAGCGCCGCGCCAAGATCATTCACGCGGAAGGCGAGCTGCAGGCCTCCGAGAAGCTGGGCCAGGCGGCCAAGATCCTCTCCGCCGATCCCGCTTCCATCCAACTGCGCTACCTCCAGACCTTGGCCGAGATCTCGACCGAGAAGAACTCGACCACGATTTTTCCCGTGCCCGTGGACGTCATTTCGATGTTCATCAAAAAGAACTGA
- the speA gene encoding biosynthetic arginine decarboxylase — translation MGSKPWTIEDSANLYNLKGWGLKYFGVNEAGDLTLHPRRSPDGAIDIKKIIDDVVARGIKLPVLFRFQDVLRHRVVQLNETFQKVISESKYQGRYLGVYPIKVNQLREVVEEIVDAGEPYQFGLEAGSKGELMAVLAMNGPEALTIVNGYKDESMMRLALLGAKIGRKVIVVIEKPSELGLLIKAGKELGVRPAIGLRAKLQTQGSGKWKYSTGSAAKFGLTTPEILDAVHQIDAAGMRDCFKLLHFHIGSQVTDIQTIKDSVKEGARIYAKLANMGLKIEYLDCGGGLGVDYDGTHTAVDSSMNYNLREYVNGVVYTIQEVCKQEKVREPHIVTESGRSAVAHHSLLVVNVFGSIEAGDTPIDFKEAPGENEVVSQMREIIKGLDPKNLDESYHDGVQRRDEAFSLFKLGYLSLEDKAKIENLFWALCLEIGKMMSKAKYVPEELQEMTKMLRDQYLCNFSLFQSLPDSWAIGQLFPIMPLHRLNEEPLRRTALVDITCDSDGKISQFSCHRKAGGTLPLHSLKPGEPYYLGIFLMGAYQATMGDIHNLFGRVNEVHVFQDDEEPGGYYVEEIIQGQAVRDVLASIQYNEFELAKMIKASIDAQVKAGNIKPREGVDLLNQYEAVMAEYTYIDHNGVPAPSPAVLDANCP, via the coding sequence ATGGGAAGTAAGCCATGGACCATCGAGGATTCGGCCAACCTTTATAATCTCAAGGGCTGGGGGTTGAAATACTTCGGTGTCAACGAGGCGGGCGATCTCACGCTCCATCCGCGGCGCTCCCCCGATGGGGCCATCGATATCAAGAAAATCATCGATGACGTGGTCGCCCGCGGCATCAAGCTCCCGGTTCTCTTCCGCTTCCAGGACGTCCTGCGCCACCGCGTGGTCCAGTTGAACGAGACCTTCCAAAAAGTCATCTCCGAAAGCAAGTACCAGGGCCGCTACCTGGGAGTCTACCCCATCAAGGTCAACCAGCTGAGGGAAGTAGTCGAGGAAATCGTGGACGCGGGCGAGCCTTATCAATTCGGGCTCGAGGCCGGGAGTAAGGGGGAGCTCATGGCTGTGCTCGCCATGAACGGCCCCGAGGCACTGACGATAGTCAACGGCTACAAGGACGAGTCTATGATGCGCCTGGCCCTGCTCGGGGCCAAGATCGGCAGGAAGGTGATCGTCGTCATCGAAAAGCCGAGCGAGCTCGGGCTTCTCATCAAGGCCGGCAAGGAGCTGGGCGTGCGCCCCGCCATCGGGCTTCGCGCCAAGTTGCAGACGCAGGGCAGCGGCAAGTGGAAGTACTCGACAGGGTCTGCCGCGAAGTTCGGGCTGACCACGCCAGAGATCCTCGATGCGGTCCATCAGATAGACGCCGCCGGCATGCGCGACTGCTTTAAGCTCCTCCATTTTCACATCGGCTCGCAGGTTACCGATATACAGACCATCAAGGATTCGGTAAAGGAAGGCGCCCGGATTTACGCCAAGCTCGCCAATATGGGGCTCAAGATCGAGTATCTTGATTGCGGGGGAGGGCTTGGCGTCGACTACGACGGGACCCATACCGCGGTTGACAGCTCCATGAATTACAATCTGCGCGAGTATGTCAACGGCGTGGTCTACACGATCCAGGAGGTCTGCAAGCAGGAGAAGGTGCGAGAGCCCCACATCGTCACCGAGTCGGGCCGATCGGCGGTGGCCCACCACTCGCTCCTGGTGGTCAACGTTTTTGGAAGTATCGAGGCCGGGGACACCCCCATTGATTTCAAAGAGGCTCCCGGCGAGAACGAAGTCGTCTCCCAGATGCGGGAGATCATCAAGGGCCTGGACCCCAAGAACCTGGACGAAAGCTACCACGACGGGGTCCAGAGGCGGGATGAGGCCTTCTCGCTCTTTAAACTGGGGTATCTCAGCTTGGAGGACAAGGCCAAGATCGAGAACCTGTTCTGGGCCTTGTGCCTCGAGATCGGCAAGATGATGTCCAAGGCCAAGTACGTTCCCGAGGAGCTGCAGGAAATGACGAAGATGCTCCGGGACCAGTATCTCTGCAATTTTTCGCTCTTCCAGTCCCTGCCGGACAGCTGGGCCATCGGTCAGCTTTTCCCGATCATGCCGCTGCACCGCTTGAACGAGGAGCCCCTGCGCCGCACCGCGCTCGTGGACATCACATGCGACTCGGACGGGAAGATATCGCAGTTCTCCTGCCACCGCAAGGCGGGAGGGACCTTGCCCCTGCACTCCTTGAAGCCGGGGGAGCCCTATTACCTCGGAATATTCCTCATGGGAGCCTACCAGGCCACCATGGGCGACATCCACAACCTCTTCGGCAGGGTCAACGAGGTCCATGTCTTCCAGGACGATGAGGAGCCGGGCGGCTACTATGTCGAGGAGATCATCCAAGGCCAGGCCGTCCGCGACGTTCTGGCCAGCATCCAGTACAACGAGTTCGAGCTCGCCAAGATGATCAAGGCTTCCATCGACGCCCAGGTCAAGGCCGGAAATATCAAGCCCCGGGAAGGCGTGGACCTTCTCAACCAATACGAGGCCGTCATGGCCGAGTACACCTACATAGACCACAACGGCGTTCCCGCCCCTTCTCCCGCCGTTCTCGACGCGAATTGCCCTTAA
- a CDS encoding HAMP domain-containing histidine kinase produces MKRERLGTGLLSMDSAAFSLMMAIAAYLGRENPDFIYPEILWSFVALLGFNLINFTVLSKRIPAFTRARLAVLANTALVTGVIHYSGGPYSYFWVMYLLPIFTAALALEGGGIFTTVFGIFALLGFFYRDSFRMGLWVEILEWAIKVLTLLTAAGVMVRVAFNERRLARKLMAEREKAAQEHLAAREKIQHMDRLATLGTLAASLTHELKGPLTSIIGFTDLALEGPSTRDSLGESMRYIDKAARRCKTVIDDMLSFARHQQGDRKVADLNALIKECVRLKNSDLQGSEIQLDEEYAENLPHISVNPAEFQQVIFNLLTNAEQAVRVNREGGGLIRIRTQDAARSVLVSVEDNGPGIPENNLDKIWEPFFTTKPAGVGTGLGLPICRQIVENHSGRIWVEPGSESGAAFRLEFPKSPAVQ; encoded by the coding sequence GTGAAACGGGAAAGGCTGGGAACGGGGCTCTTGAGCATGGACAGCGCCGCGTTCTCTCTCATGATGGCCATCGCGGCCTACCTAGGCCGGGAAAATCCTGATTTCATTTATCCAGAGATACTGTGGAGCTTCGTGGCTCTCCTGGGCTTCAACCTGATCAATTTCACCGTGCTCTCCAAGCGCATTCCCGCGTTCACCCGGGCGCGTCTTGCCGTCCTGGCTAATACCGCGCTGGTCACTGGGGTGATCCATTATTCCGGCGGGCCCTACTCCTATTTTTGGGTGATGTATCTTCTGCCCATCTTCACGGCCGCCCTGGCCTTGGAAGGGGGGGGGATCTTCACGACGGTATTCGGGATATTCGCGCTCCTGGGCTTCTTCTACCGGGATTCGTTCCGCATGGGGCTTTGGGTCGAGATCCTGGAGTGGGCGATCAAGGTGCTGACCTTGCTCACCGCGGCCGGGGTCATGGTGCGCGTGGCTTTCAACGAGAGAAGGCTCGCCCGCAAGCTCATGGCCGAGCGCGAGAAGGCCGCGCAGGAGCACTTGGCGGCTCGCGAGAAGATTCAGCACATGGATCGCCTCGCCACCTTGGGCACCTTGGCCGCCAGCCTCACCCATGAGCTCAAGGGGCCGCTCACCTCCATCATCGGGTTCACGGACTTGGCCTTGGAGGGCCCATCCACCCGCGACAGCCTGGGCGAGTCCATGCGCTACATAGACAAGGCGGCCCGGCGCTGCAAGACCGTGATAGACGATATGCTTTCCTTCGCGCGCCATCAGCAGGGCGACCGCAAGGTCGCCGATCTCAACGCGCTCATCAAGGAGTGCGTGCGCTTGAAGAACTCCGATCTCCAGGGCTCGGAGATCCAACTCGATGAGGAGTACGCGGAGAATCTGCCCCATATCTCGGTCAACCCCGCGGAGTTCCAGCAGGTGATTTTCAACCTCCTTACCAACGCGGAGCAGGCCGTCCGGGTCAACCGCGAGGGCGGGGGTCTTATCCGGATTCGCACCCAAGACGCGGCCCGGAGCGTGCTGGTTTCGGTGGAGGACAACGGCCCGGGCATCCCGGAGAATAATCTCGATAAGATATGGGAGCCGTTCTTTACCACCAAGCCCGCGGGCGTTGGGACGGGTTTGGGCCTTCCCATTTGCCGGCAAATCGTGGAGAATCACTCCGGCCGCATCTGGGTCGAGCCGGGTTCAGAAAGCGGGGCCGCCTTCCGACTGGAATTTCCCAAGAGTCCTGCCGTCCAATAG
- a CDS encoding PhoH family protein: MKTFVLDTNVILHDPMAMLAFAGSRVVIPLTVIEELDTFKRNNDERGRSARLVARKLDDLRKKGKLSNWVDLDHGGKLRVEIQVSDGLPRAFSAHTKDNEILSCAQYMKKQGENVVFISKDINLRIKAEALGLETQDYEKEKVDISELYRGWREVGVTSDMIDKFYKEKKLVLPDHEFIPNEFAILKNQSGGSQSALARFDPKAAALIPLQKEFAPWGIKPLNTEQRFALELLLSKDIQLVSLVGVAGSGKTLLALAAAMHQTLEEKHYRRILIGRPVVAVGHDIGFLPGTKEEKLVNWMGAIYDNLSFLLERPKGSLETTDMDIQMLIEEGTIEIEAVTYLRGRSLPNLFIIIDDAQNLTPHEIKTIISRAGQGAKIVLTGDPYQIDNYYLDASSNGLTNLVERFKRQSLYGHVTFAKSERSLLAALASDLL, encoded by the coding sequence ATGAAAACATTTGTTCTAGACACTAACGTGATCCTCCATGATCCCATGGCGATGCTTGCCTTCGCGGGCTCGCGCGTGGTCATTCCGCTCACCGTGATCGAGGAGCTCGACACCTTCAAGCGCAATAACGACGAGCGCGGCCGCTCGGCGAGGCTGGTGGCGCGCAAGCTCGATGATCTCAGAAAAAAGGGCAAGCTCTCCAACTGGGTCGATCTCGACCACGGCGGTAAGCTCCGGGTGGAGATACAGGTTTCCGACGGCCTTCCCCGCGCCTTCTCGGCCCACACCAAGGACAATGAGATCCTCTCCTGCGCCCAGTACATGAAGAAGCAGGGCGAGAACGTGGTATTCATCTCCAAGGACATCAACCTGCGCATCAAGGCCGAGGCCTTGGGCCTGGAGACACAGGACTACGAAAAAGAGAAGGTGGACATCTCCGAACTCTACCGCGGCTGGCGGGAAGTGGGTGTCACCTCCGACATGATAGACAAATTCTACAAGGAGAAGAAGCTGGTCTTGCCCGACCATGAATTCATCCCCAACGAATTCGCGATCCTGAAAAACCAGTCCGGGGGGTCCCAGAGCGCGCTGGCTCGCTTTGACCCCAAGGCGGCGGCTTTGATCCCCCTCCAGAAGGAGTTCGCCCCGTGGGGGATCAAGCCCCTGAACACGGAGCAGCGCTTCGCTTTGGAGCTCCTCCTCAGCAAGGACATCCAGCTCGTCTCCTTGGTGGGGGTCGCTGGCTCAGGAAAGACCTTGCTCGCCCTGGCCGCGGCCATGCACCAGACCTTGGAGGAGAAGCATTACCGCCGCATCTTGATCGGCCGCCCCGTCGTCGCGGTGGGACACGACATTGGGTTTCTTCCCGGCACCAAGGAGGAGAAGCTCGTCAATTGGATGGGCGCCATATACGACAATTTGAGCTTCCTCTTGGAGCGCCCCAAGGGGTCCCTGGAGACCACGGACATGGACATCCAGATGCTCATCGAGGAGGGGACCATCGAGATCGAGGCCGTGACCTACCTGCGCGGCCGGAGCCTGCCCAACCTCTTCATCATCATAGACGACGCCCAGAACTTGACGCCCCACGAGATCAAGACCATCATCTCGCGCGCGGGCCAGGGGGCCAAGATCGTGCTCACCGGCGACCCCTACCAGATAGACAACTATTACCTCGACGCATCCTCCAACGGCCTCACCAACCTCGTGGAGCGCTTCAAGCGCCAGAGCCTCTACGGCCATGTCACCTTCGCCAAGAGCGAGAGGAGCCTCCTCGCGGCCTTGGCCTCGGACCTTCTCTAA
- a CDS encoding FAD-dependent oxidoreductase codes for MSSFWLETAPPYQPGPSLKKAIEADVAVVGGGLAGVSTAYHLKKEAPRLRVAVLESEHVGFGASGRNAGFAMTLFGLALPITALRFGKANAAAAYRFMAGAVDYVWNLCRELGIDAQAERTGLLVVATNLAQVKRLRHEMSLARELGLSDLRWLEAGEVRREVNSPTYLGAKYDPFCVLVNPARLVRGLKEAAMKLGVEFYEGTPVSSLRCGTDLVLETPEGSVRAAKAVLATNAYSQGFPLLSSKAAPVHTYISLTRPLTAAELAAIGWRRRQGIEDARNLVHYYRLTPDNRLLMGGGQAHYYRGGGLGRDTHQGNLEHVRSHIAEAFPVLRGIEITHHWGGPVSGTLDLAPAFGYAGEQKKVIYALGCVGHGVSLMTMAGQILRDLALERDTELSRLFFVNRRTVWVPWEPVRAAVINGIISGLKLQDKFDEWRASTPA; via the coding sequence ATGAGCTCATTTTGGCTTGAGACCGCGCCGCCGTACCAGCCGGGCCCTTCCCTAAAGAAAGCCATTGAAGCGGACGTGGCCGTCGTGGGTGGGGGATTGGCCGGAGTTTCCACGGCTTACCACCTTAAGAAAGAGGCCCCGCGCCTGCGCGTGGCCGTGCTCGAGAGCGAGCATGTGGGCTTCGGGGCCAGCGGCCGCAACGCTGGATTTGCCATGACTCTCTTCGGCCTGGCCCTCCCCATCACTGCGCTGCGCTTCGGCAAGGCCAACGCCGCCGCGGCCTACCGCTTCATGGCCGGGGCCGTGGATTACGTCTGGAACCTGTGCCGGGAGCTCGGCATCGATGCCCAGGCGGAGCGCACCGGGCTCTTGGTCGTGGCCACCAACCTGGCACAGGTCAAACGCCTGCGCCACGAGATGTCGCTGGCGCGCGAGCTGGGGCTCTCTGATCTGCGCTGGCTTGAAGCCGGCGAGGTGCGCCGGGAGGTAAATTCCCCGACGTATCTCGGGGCCAAGTATGACCCCTTCTGCGTGCTCGTCAATCCCGCCAGGCTCGTGCGCGGCCTTAAAGAGGCCGCGATGAAGCTGGGCGTCGAGTTTTACGAGGGCACGCCGGTCTCAAGCCTTCGTTGCGGGACGGACCTGGTCCTTGAGACACCCGAGGGCTCGGTGCGGGCGGCGAAGGCCGTGCTGGCCACCAACGCTTATTCCCAGGGATTTCCTCTGTTGAGCTCCAAGGCCGCGCCGGTGCACACCTATATCTCGCTCACCCGGCCGTTGACGGCCGCGGAGCTTGCGGCCATCGGCTGGCGCCGCCGCCAGGGCATAGAGGACGCGCGCAACCTCGTGCATTACTACCGGCTGACCCCGGACAACCGCCTCCTCATGGGTGGGGGTCAGGCGCACTACTACCGCGGCGGGGGCCTGGGCCGGGACACCCACCAGGGGAACCTTGAGCATGTGCGCTCGCATATCGCCGAGGCGTTCCCGGTCTTGAGGGGAATCGAGATCACTCACCACTGGGGCGGTCCGGTGTCGGGCACCTTGGACTTGGCGCCGGCCTTCGGCTACGCCGGTGAACAGAAGAAGGTCATTTACGCGCTGGGCTGCGTCGGGCACGGGGTTTCCCTCATGACCATGGCCGGGCAAATCCTGCGCGACCTGGCCTTGGAGCGGGACACGGAGCTTTCGCGCCTTTTCTTCGTCAACCGCCGGACGGTCTGGGTGCCGTGGGAGCCGGTGAGAGCGGCGGTGATCAACGGCATCATCTCCGGGCTCAAGCTGCAGGATAAGTTCGACGAATGGCGCGCCTCTACCCCCGCATGA
- the hemW gene encoding radical SAM family heme chaperone HemW, whose protein sequence is MEPTSLAGLYIHVPFCSVKCFYCDFAAFSGQKRAVPRYLRALEAEAGLAPAFKPDTLYIGGGTPSELEAGEIKALLALIRAAYPGAEFREATFEANPESLSPEKIRILKDSGITRLSLGLQTTDAALLKAIGRRHTFEDFLAVYAEARRAGGFSISVDLMYGLPGQALSSCLESLDLVLDLGPEHLSLYGLQVEDQTLFARRQVEPDEDMGRAMFEASLDRIEAAGYRHYEISNFARAGQESLHNQIYWRGGRYVGLGCGAASYWDGVRSMNEDRLLPYCEKVESGRRPVAESESLEGKEGLGERILLGLRLLDGLELVPEMEAQFAGEWKDLQERGLVSRRGRRARLTREGVFLANQAFMSFVAPFSGV, encoded by the coding sequence TTGGAGCCAACCAGCCTCGCAGGCCTTTACATTCACGTCCCCTTCTGCTCGGTGAAGTGCTTTTACTGCGATTTCGCGGCCTTCTCCGGGCAGAAGCGGGCCGTCCCGCGCTATCTGCGCGCGCTCGAGGCCGAGGCGGGGCTGGCCCCCGCCTTCAAGCCCGACACCCTCTACATCGGGGGAGGCACCCCTTCCGAGCTCGAGGCCGGGGAAATCAAGGCGCTTTTGGCCTTGATCCGCGCCGCCTATCCCGGCGCCGAGTTCCGCGAGGCCACCTTCGAGGCCAACCCCGAGAGCCTGAGCCCGGAGAAGATCCGAATCCTCAAGGACAGCGGGATCACGAGGCTGAGCCTTGGCCTTCAGACCACCGATGCCGCCCTTCTTAAAGCCATCGGCCGGCGGCACACTTTCGAGGATTTCTTGGCGGTTTACGCCGAGGCGCGCCGCGCCGGGGGCTTCTCCATTTCCGTGGATTTGATGTACGGCCTGCCCGGGCAGGCCCTCTCGTCGTGCCTTGAGAGCCTGGACCTGGTCCTTGACTTGGGTCCGGAGCATCTCTCCCTATACGGGCTCCAGGTGGAGGATCAAACTTTGTTCGCCAGGCGCCAAGTGGAACCGGACGAGGACATGGGCCGCGCGATGTTCGAGGCGAGCCTCGATAGGATTGAAGCCGCCGGTTACCGTCATTATGAGATCTCGAATTTCGCCAGAGCCGGCCAAGAGTCCCTGCACAACCAGATCTACTGGAGGGGGGGCCGCTACGTGGGACTGGGCTGCGGCGCGGCTTCTTATTGGGATGGAGTCCGGTCCATGAACGAGGACCGGCTCCTCCCTTACTGCGAGAAAGTGGAGTCCGGCCGCCGGCCCGTGGCCGAGTCGGAGAGCCTCGAGGGCAAGGAGGGTCTGGGCGAGCGCATCCTCCTGGGCTTGAGGCTGCTGGACGGGCTGGAGCTGGTTCCCGAGATGGAAGCGCAGTTCGCGGGCGAATGGAAGGATTTGCAGGAGCGGGGCCTGGTCAGCCGCCGGGGGCGGCGCGCGCGGCTTACCCGCGAGGGGGTCTTCCTCGCCAACCAGGCCTTCATGAGCTTCGTAGCGCCCTTTTCGGGGGTTTAG